A genome region from Sphingobium sp. CR2-8 includes the following:
- a CDS encoding HpcH/HpaI aldolase/citrate lyase family protein: MLLRHARSLLFLPASNARAIAKARTLPCDMVILDLEDAVPDDAKDIARDGAIAALAEGFGGRIAGVRINVAGTPWHGVEMIALKGTTADYVVLPKVEHPKQVRDVYSVSQKPVIAMIESAHGVLVAAEIARAEGCAGLFIGLNDLRKNLGIPPSAGRGGLSYAMQAVVLAARAAGIAVFDGVFNRLEDETGLEIECAEGYALGFDGKTLIHPSQVPVANQIFGPDAQALADARRLIEAATGGAERFEGRMIETMHVEEARALVARAEAVGE; encoded by the coding sequence ATGTTGTTGCGCCACGCCCGTTCACTGTTGTTCTTGCCCGCGTCCAATGCGCGCGCCATCGCCAAGGCGCGCACCCTGCCGTGCGACATGGTGATATTGGACCTGGAAGATGCCGTGCCCGACGACGCCAAGGACATAGCGCGCGACGGCGCGATCGCGGCGCTGGCGGAGGGCTTTGGCGGGCGGATCGCGGGGGTGCGGATCAATGTCGCCGGTACGCCCTGGCATGGGGTGGAGATGATCGCGCTCAAGGGCACGACGGCCGACTATGTCGTGCTGCCCAAGGTGGAACATCCCAAGCAGGTGCGCGACGTCTATAGCGTGTCGCAAAAGCCGGTGATCGCGATGATCGAAAGCGCGCATGGTGTGCTGGTGGCGGCGGAGATCGCGCGGGCGGAAGGATGTGCGGGCCTGTTCATAGGGCTGAACGACCTGCGCAAGAATCTGGGCATCCCGCCGTCGGCCGGGCGGGGCGGGTTGTCTTATGCGATGCAGGCGGTGGTGCTGGCGGCGCGGGCGGCGGGTATCGCGGTGTTCGACGGCGTGTTCAACCGGCTGGAGGACGAGACGGGGCTGGAGATCGAATGCGCGGAAGGTTATGCGTTGGGCTTCGACGGCAAGACGCTGATCCACCCGTCGCAGGTGCCCGTGGCGAACCAGATTTTCGGACCGGACGCGCAGGCGCTGGCCGACGCGCGCCGCCTGATCGAGGCGGCGACCGGCGGGGCGGAACGGTTCGAGGGGCGCATGATCGAAACGATGCATGTCGAGGAAGCACGGGCATTGGTGGCGCGGGCGGAGGCGGTGGGGGAATAA
- a CDS encoding SPFH domain-containing protein yields the protein MLTTFALTLTGLVLFYLAVSVKVVRQGYQYTIERFGRFTEVAKPGLNFYPAFFYSVGRKINMMEQVVDIPGQEIITKDNAMVSVDGVVFFQVLDPAKAAYEVSELYVAIMQLATTNLRTVMGSLDLDETLSKRDEINARLLSVVDHATNAWGIKITRVELKDIRPPADIVNAMGRQMKAEREKRANILDAEGARAAEILRAEGEKAGQILQAEGRREAAFRDAEAREREAEAEAKATQMVSDAISAGNPQALNYFIAQKYVEAVSAFATSPNAKTILFPVEATQLIGTLGGIGQLAKDALGSDGMPTPTPPPAPRTRPSPFGQSQG from the coding sequence ATGCTGACCACATTCGCGCTCACGCTCACGGGCCTCGTGCTGTTCTACCTCGCCGTCAGTGTGAAGGTCGTGCGGCAAGGTTATCAATATACGATCGAACGCTTCGGTCGTTTCACCGAAGTCGCCAAGCCCGGCCTCAATTTCTACCCCGCCTTCTTTTACTCGGTCGGTCGCAAGATCAACATGATGGAGCAGGTGGTCGATATTCCGGGGCAGGAAATCATCACCAAGGACAACGCCATGGTGTCGGTCGACGGCGTGGTCTTCTTTCAGGTGCTCGACCCGGCCAAGGCCGCCTATGAAGTGAGCGAACTTTACGTCGCGATCATGCAGCTCGCCACCACCAACCTGCGCACGGTCATGGGGTCGCTGGACCTGGACGAAACCCTGTCCAAGCGCGACGAGATCAACGCCCGCCTCCTCTCCGTGGTCGATCACGCCACCAATGCCTGGGGCATCAAGATCACCCGCGTGGAATTAAAGGACATCCGCCCGCCCGCCGACATCGTCAACGCCATGGGCCGCCAGATGAAGGCGGAGCGTGAGAAGCGCGCCAACATCCTCGACGCCGAAGGCGCGCGCGCCGCCGAAATCCTGCGGGCAGAGGGCGAAAAGGCCGGCCAGATCCTGCAAGCCGAAGGCCGCCGCGAAGCCGCCTTCCGCGACGCCGAAGCCCGCGAGCGCGAGGCGGAGGCCGAAGCGAAAGCGACCCAGATGGTGTCCGACGCGATATCGGCGGGCAATCCGCAGGCGCTCAACTATTTCATCGCCCAGAAATATGTGGAGGCCGTCAGCGCCTTCGCCACCAGCCCCAATGCCAAGACGATCCTCTTCCCGGTCGAGGCGACGCAGTTGATCGGCACGCTGGGCGGCATCGGCCAACTGGCCAAGGACGCGCTGGGCAGCGACGGCATGCCGACCCCGACCCCACCCCCCGCGCCGCGCACCCGCCCCAGCCCCTTCGGCCAGAGCCAGGGATGA
- a CDS encoding NfeD family protein, translated as MTAPLALLQDHWGWLVFAALLGIAEVLMPGVFLIWIAIAAAITGLVALALPIALPFQFLLFAGLSIAAVYAGRRWYADNPVASSDPMLNDRSARLIGQSVTVVEPIVGGEGRVKVGDSVWSATGPDAPTGARMRVIAVDGTILRVEGP; from the coding sequence ATGACCGCCCCCCTCGCCCTTCTCCAGGATCATTGGGGCTGGCTGGTCTTCGCCGCGCTCCTGGGCATCGCCGAAGTCCTGATGCCCGGCGTCTTCCTCATCTGGATCGCGATCGCCGCCGCCATCACCGGCCTGGTCGCGCTCGCCCTGCCGATCGCGCTGCCCTTCCAGTTCCTGCTGTTCGCAGGCCTGAGCATCGCGGCGGTCTATGCCGGACGCCGCTGGTATGCGGACAATCCCGTCGCCTCGTCCGACCCGATGCTCAACGACCGCAGCGCCCGGCTGATCGGCCAGAGCGTCACGGTGGTGGAGCCGATCGTCGGCGGCGAAGGCCGGGTCAAGGTCGGCGACAGCGTCTGGAGCGCCACCGGCCCCGACGCCCCCACCGGCGCCCGCATGCGCGTGATCGCGGTAGACGGCACGATCTTGCGGGTGGAGGGCCCGTAA
- a CDS encoding TonB-dependent receptor domain-containing protein, with amino-acid sequence MSHSAMAADAADAAPVEGDASSAIVVTAAGYEQNIVEAPASITVLGREELQEKRFGSLAEALQDVQGVDVGGEAGKTGGLNISIRGMPSDYTLVLIDGRRQNAPGGVTPNGFGETSTSFLPPFSAIDRIEVVRGPMSTLYGSDAMGGVVNIITRKVGNRWVGTASAESTIQGDDRFGNIRSINGFAQGPVVKDLVGLTLRGSVFHREGSDIEIPGDPALTLGRNPVRSDIYSYGGRLSFTPHADHDLWLEYDRNEQAYDNSEGQLGTLGSGGYAPEQRFNRSNYVLAHSWRMGFGQLDTTLTRNETETIGRLIPNGTPGATPGAPRTLEARNDIVDSRFAGKVGPVAFTVGGQYWKARMVEGVAPEPFKFTQWAGFAEATLTVADGFNITGGARYDDHSTFGNKWSPRAYAVWNIDDVLTLKGGVSRGFKTPRVEQIAEGIIGFGSQGRVPLLGSPGLTPETSTSYEAGLYYDGQGFFSGNVTLFNNDFNDKIASGPGIPNCRFSAAPGRPGCIDVGNFPAVDLFSQSINIDKARTRGVEVATRFAFTPTLSLSANYTYTETEQLSGSEEGLPLIGMPKHMLNGNLRWKLGDKASLWARAEIRSSRYRGANVQQSAVGDFRSYEVFHLGGSYQVAPAFRLAATVYNVLDTDYALYVPYQTSPTVTAFTPAYSINQEGRRLWLSATVDF; translated from the coding sequence ATGAGCCATAGCGCGATGGCGGCCGATGCCGCCGACGCCGCGCCGGTGGAGGGCGATGCGTCTTCCGCGATCGTCGTGACCGCAGCGGGCTATGAGCAGAATATCGTGGAAGCGCCTGCCAGCATCACAGTGCTGGGCCGGGAGGAATTGCAGGAGAAGCGGTTCGGGAGTCTGGCGGAAGCCTTGCAGGACGTGCAGGGCGTGGATGTGGGCGGTGAAGCGGGCAAGACCGGTGGCCTCAACATCTCCATCCGCGGCATGCCCAGCGACTATACGCTGGTGCTGATCGACGGGCGGCGGCAGAATGCGCCGGGCGGGGTGACGCCCAACGGGTTCGGCGAGACCTCCACCAGCTTCCTGCCGCCCTTTTCCGCCATCGACCGGATCGAGGTGGTGCGCGGGCCGATGTCCACGCTCTACGGGTCGGACGCGATGGGCGGCGTCGTCAACATCATCACGCGCAAGGTCGGCAACCGCTGGGTCGGTACCGCGAGCGCCGAAAGCACGATCCAGGGCGACGACCGCTTCGGCAATATCCGGTCGATCAACGGCTTCGCGCAGGGACCGGTCGTCAAGGATCTGGTCGGGCTGACGCTGCGCGGGAGCGTGTTCCATCGCGAGGGGTCGGATATCGAGATCCCCGGCGATCCGGCGCTGACGCTGGGGCGCAACCCGGTGCGGTCGGACATTTATAGCTATGGCGGGCGGCTGAGCTTCACGCCCCATGCCGATCATGACCTGTGGCTGGAATATGATCGCAACGAGCAGGCATATGACAATAGCGAGGGGCAACTGGGCACGCTGGGGTCGGGTGGCTATGCGCCCGAGCAGCGGTTCAACCGGTCCAACTATGTGCTGGCGCATAGCTGGCGCATGGGCTTTGGCCAGCTCGACACGACATTGACGCGCAACGAGACGGAGACGATCGGGCGGTTGATCCCCAATGGCACGCCGGGGGCCACGCCGGGTGCGCCGCGCACGCTGGAGGCGCGCAACGACATCGTGGATTCGCGTTTCGCGGGCAAGGTCGGGCCGGTCGCCTTCACCGTGGGCGGGCAATATTGGAAGGCGCGGATGGTCGAGGGCGTGGCGCCCGAGCCGTTCAAATTCACCCAGTGGGCGGGCTTTGCCGAAGCGACGCTGACCGTCGCCGACGGGTTCAACATCACCGGCGGCGCGCGCTATGACGATCATTCGACCTTCGGCAACAAATGGTCGCCGCGCGCCTATGCGGTGTGGAACATCGATGATGTCTTGACGCTCAAGGGCGGGGTGAGCCGGGGCTTCAAGACGCCGCGGGTCGAACAGATCGCCGAGGGGATCATCGGCTTCGGCAGCCAGGGACGCGTGCCGCTACTGGGGTCGCCGGGGCTGACGCCGGAAACCAGCACCAGCTATGAAGCGGGCCTCTATTATGACGGGCAGGGCTTCTTCAGCGGCAATGTGACGCTGTTCAACAATGATTTCAACGACAAGATCGCGAGCGGGCCGGGCATTCCCAACTGCCGGTTCAGCGCGGCGCCGGGTCGGCCGGGCTGTATCGACGTCGGCAATTTCCCCGCCGTCGATCTGTTCAGCCAGTCGATCAATATCGACAAGGCGCGGACGCGCGGCGTGGAAGTGGCAACGCGCTTCGCCTTTACCCCTACATTGTCGCTGAGCGCCAACTATACCTATACCGAAACCGAGCAGCTCAGCGGTTCGGAAGAGGGGCTGCCGCTGATCGGCATGCCCAAACATATGCTGAACGGCAATCTGCGCTGGAAGCTGGGCGACAAGGCGAGCCTGTGGGCGCGGGCGGAAATCCGGTCGAGCCGCTATCGCGGGGCCAATGTGCAGCAGAGCGCAGTGGGTGATTTCCGCAGCTACGAGGTGTTCCATCTGGGCGGATCATATCAGGTCGCCCCGGCGTTCCGCCTGGCCGCAACGGTGTATAACGTGCTGGATACCGATTATGCGTTGTACGTGCCGTATCAGACCAGCCCGACGGTGACGGCCTTTACGCCTGCTTATTCGATCAACCAGGAAGGGCGGCGGTTGTGGCTGTCGGCTACGGTGGATTTTTGA
- a CDS encoding DUF885 domain-containing protein produces the protein MLTSRRDLLAAGAATVSLAALPARAAATPDAAAQALLADMAEAMLADAPETASGLGIDTGARSALKSRLGNKTPAGQAQIAAHVKDRLARLRGLDLKPLSPATRIDVEVALTAHETADRGFAFPFGDMAIMNSNWSYRNSPYAVAQNTGSFVETPDFLDSNHVIKDAADADAYLARLSAYAANLAGETERLKHDAAIGVTAPAFLLDKTLGQMKAVQAQPIDAQVPVASLARRTKDMPGDYAAKAARIVRDQVAPALAAQAAELTRQRATATMDAGVWKLPQGDAYYAWALSAGTTTTMTPQEVHTLGLAQLAALQSQMDGLLKQLGMTKGTVGERMTAMGKDPQYLFPNDDSGRQQILSFIDGRLADIRTRLPRAFATLVPAKLIVKRVPVEIEAGAPGAYAGAGSIDGSVPGNYYINLRDTGIWPRYSLPTLCYHEGIPGHIWQGEYTYKLPLIRSLLAFNAYSEGWALYAEQLGDELGAYDGDIAGRLGYLQSIAYRCCRLVVDTGLHAKRWTRDKAIHWFATTNGSTVEDVQGEVDRYCAWPGQACGYKVGHGEIVRLRAQAQKALGDRFDFRLFNDAVVKGGGVPMTVLGKSIDAWVAARKGV, from the coding sequence ATGTTGACCTCCCGCCGCGATCTGCTCGCTGCCGGCGCCGCCACCGTCAGTCTCGCGGCCCTGCCCGCGCGCGCCGCCGCTACGCCAGACGCCGCCGCGCAGGCGCTGCTCGCTGACATGGCCGAAGCGATGCTGGCCGACGCGCCCGAAACCGCGTCGGGCCTGGGCATCGACACCGGCGCGCGCTCGGCCCTCAAAAGCCGCCTCGGCAACAAGACCCCCGCCGGGCAGGCGCAGATCGCCGCCCATGTGAAGGACCGTCTCGCCCGCCTGCGTGGCCTCGACCTCAAACCCCTGTCGCCCGCGACCCGCATCGATGTGGAAGTGGCGCTGACCGCGCATGAAACCGCCGACCGGGGCTTCGCCTTCCCCTTCGGCGACATGGCGATCATGAACAGCAACTGGTCCTATCGCAACAGCCCCTATGCGGTCGCGCAGAACACCGGCAGCTTCGTGGAGACCCCCGATTTCCTTGACAGCAACCATGTCATCAAGGATGCGGCCGACGCCGACGCCTATCTCGCCCGTCTTAGCGCCTATGCCGCCAATCTGGCGGGTGAGACGGAGCGCCTGAAACATGACGCCGCGATCGGCGTCACCGCCCCCGCCTTCCTGCTCGACAAGACGCTGGGGCAGATGAAGGCGGTCCAGGCCCAACCGATCGACGCCCAGGTGCCGGTCGCCTCGCTCGCCCGCCGCACGAAGGACATGCCCGGCGATTATGCCGCCAAGGCCGCCCGCATCGTCCGCGATCAGGTCGCCCCCGCCCTCGCCGCGCAGGCCGCCGAACTCACGCGCCAACGCGCCACCGCCACCATGGACGCGGGCGTGTGGAAACTGCCGCAGGGCGACGCCTATTATGCCTGGGCGCTGTCCGCCGGGACCACGACCACCATGACGCCGCAGGAGGTCCACACACTCGGCCTCGCCCAACTCGCCGCCTTGCAATCGCAGATGGACGGCCTGCTCAAACAACTGGGCATGACAAAGGGCACGGTCGGCGAACGCATGACCGCCATGGGCAAGGACCCCCAATATCTCTTCCCCAATGACGACAGCGGCCGCCAGCAGATCCTCAGTTTCATCGACGGCCGCCTCGCCGACATCCGCACCCGCCTGCCGCGTGCCTTCGCCACCCTCGTCCCCGCCAAGCTGATCGTGAAACGCGTGCCGGTGGAGATCGAGGCGGGCGCGCCCGGCGCCTATGCGGGTGCAGGCTCGATCGACGGATCGGTCCCCGGCAACTATTATATCAACCTGCGCGACACTGGCATCTGGCCCCGCTACAGCCTGCCGACGCTCTGCTATCATGAAGGCATCCCCGGCCATATCTGGCAGGGCGAATATACCTACAAGCTGCCGCTGATCCGCTCGCTGCTCGCCTTCAATGCCTATAGCGAGGGCTGGGCGCTCTATGCCGAACAGTTGGGCGACGAACTGGGCGCCTATGATGGCGACATCGCCGGGCGGCTCGGCTATCTGCAATCCATCGCCTATCGCTGCTGCCGCCTGGTGGTCGACACCGGCCTCCACGCCAAGCGCTGGACCCGCGACAAGGCGATCCACTGGTTCGCCACCACCAACGGCTCCACGGTCGAGGATGTGCAGGGCGAAGTCGACCGCTACTGCGCCTGGCCGGGCCAGGCCTGCGGCTACAAGGTCGGCCATGGCGAAATCGTCCGCCTGCGGGCACAAGCGCAAAAGGCGCTGGGCGACCGGTTCGACTTCCGCCTGTTCAACGACGCCGTGGTCAAGGGCGGCGGCGTGCCCATGACCGTGCTGGGCAAAAGCATCGACGCCTGGGTGGCGGCACGTAAGGGAGTGTAG